Below is a window of Macadamia integrifolia cultivar HAES 741 chromosome 8, SCU_Mint_v3, whole genome shotgun sequence DNA.
GACATGACTACTCCTACTACTAGCACCCCTATTATTGCCTCGTCTACCTCGGACAACATTAATGTCCAGATTACCTCCATCAAGCTCAAGGGTAATTCCAACTACCTTCTGTGGGCTCAATCGGTAATAGTGTATCTGATGGTCAAGGAAAAACTCAAGTATACTACTTCTGATCCACCTCTATATTTTGACACTGGTTATGATAATTGGCTGAAGGAGAATGCTCTTATTTTGATCTGGTTATGGAACAATATGGTCTTGATGTAGTTGCTACCAATGTCATGTTCCATTCTACTGCAaagggagtatgggatgatttACGAGAAACCTACTCTCAGGAAAAGAACATGACACgaatttatgatatttatgagaaacTGTTTTGGTTTTTCCAGTCTGAAAAATCTCTTTCAGAGTATTACAATACATTCAGGGGAATGGTGGAAAAACTCAATGTTTTCCAGCCCTTGACCACTGATATTGACAAGCTGAAGGCTCAgcgtaatgaattttttatctcCAAGTTTTTGGCTGGCCTGAATAATGATCTGAAGGCTGTGAAGAGTCACTTGCGGGTGACACGGTTCCTACTTTGAATGATGCCTATTCTCGGTTGCAGTGTATCACCTCCTCCACCAAGCctgatcagtcttccaaagacaacTCTGCTTTTGTTGCTAACCATGGCCGCTGTCACAGTCGTTGGGGCGGACGTGGCTCTACTGGTAGGGGGTCTACTGGACAATCATCTGTTCGTACTGCTCGACATTGCACATATTGTGGGAAGCCTAATCATACAGTTGAGACTTGTTGGGCCAAGCATGGCAAGTCAGAATGGGCAACCTAGTTGGCTAATCATGTAGTGTCGgatgatggtactgacacaATGTCTCCAGTTGCTACTAAGCCTACACCTTCCTCAGAAGATTCCTCTACTAGTCTGCacgatgacatcaatcagttgctccgGTGCTTGCACACTCTTGAGACATCCTgtaatacatccaatggtgcGTCTACATCCGCTCCTATCCTAGCCCACACAGGTGCCTCAACCCTCCTTACTACTATATCTACtccttggatcattgattcaggtgttTCTGCCCATAAGAccggtaagtcatcactttttaagaGTTTTTCTACTAGTACCAGTTCGAATTCTGTTATCCTTGCTAATGGTGCTTCAACACCGGTTCTTGGACACGGTTCTATTTTACCTACCCCATCCATAAACCTATCTTCTGTCTAACATGTTCTTTAATTTtcattaagtcttctctctgtGAGTCAATTAACTAGTTCtttaaattgctcagtaacatTATTTCCTTCTTGTTGTGTCTTTCGGAATCTTCACGAGGAAgaagattggtggagggcgtgaaaagAATGGATTATATTACCTCAACAGTGGCTGTCCTACctcttctgctgctgctacggCTGTTGGGGACATtactcctttccaatggcattGTCATTTAGGTCATTTGGTGCTTTCTAGGTTAtagcttttatttcctagttttaagtctacTCCTAGGTTAAGAGTGTGaggcttgtgagttgggaaaacatcACCGTGTGTCTTTCTCATCTCGctgtgtctcgtagtccgtctttattttctttagtccactctgatgtatggggtccttgcaagtcagtaatagatttgggtttcggtattttgtgacatttgtggatgatcattcccGCCTTATATGGCTTTACATATTAAAGGACATGTCTGAGATTTTACATGCATTCAAAAAGTtccataatgaaataaagactcggcattcctattaaaatttttcattctgattatgctttagaatatgctcaaactgatatttctgatttttgtgataCTCATGGGATGATCCACTAAACTAGTTGTGCTTATACTCCACAGCAAAATGGAGTAGTAGAGCGTAAAAATCGGCACCTTTTTGAGGTTGCCCGAGCCATGATGTTGCACACGCATGTTCCTAaacatttttggtgtgatggtaTCCTAACTGCCTGTcatttgattaatcgcatgtCATCCTCTGTTTTGTCCGACAAATCTCCCTTTTCTGTTATGTTTCGTAATTTCTCGAGTTTTCCTGTTCTTCCTCgggtttttgggtgtgtgtgcttTGTTCATAATTTGCACATGTAGGCTGATAAGTTGTCTCCTAGGTCTACTAAATGTGTTTTTTTAGGCTATTCTCGTACTCAAaaagggtataagtgttatgacCCTACTACACAGGAACTTTGTCAGTGCTAATGTGACCTCTTTGAAGGTACTTCATTCTACCCTCCTCCAGTGTCCTCGTCTAGTGTagagtggtcttctccatctccaccaCCCATACGCTCCCTTACACCCTTCCCTGCTGCTCTTGGTGCTAGTGACTCccctcctctacaggtttatcagcgTAGGAAGAAGATTGGACAACTAAGTGGCGAGGTCATTACTCCGGATTCTTCACTCCTTCCACTGCCGGCTTCCttaggtgaagctcctcttcctcctccgtctgatgacttaccaattgcgcACCGGAAAGGTACTCTTTCTTGCACTCACAAATCTATGGTTGTTTACCCCATTGATAATTTTATGtctttatctcatcttc
It encodes the following:
- the LOC122086742 gene encoding uncharacterized protein LOC122086742, whose protein sequence is MEQYGLDVVATNVMFHSTAKGVWDDLRETYSQEKNMTRIYDIYEKLFWFFQSEKSLSEYYNTFRGMVEKLNVFQPLTTDIDKLKAQRNEFFISKFLAGLNNDLKAVKSHLRCITSSTKPDQSSKDNSAFVANHGRCHSRWGGRGSTGRGSTGQSSVRTARHCTYCGKPNHTVETCWAKHGKSEWAT